Genomic DNA from Neisseria lisongii:
GGCTTGAAGTTTGTGGCCGGTGGTGCGTTTGATATGGTCGATCAAATCGATGGCATCGATGCTGTCGATTTCCAAATCTTCATACAGATTGGTATTGCCGGAAACACGGCTGATGTCGATTTCAAACAGGTTTTCCAAAGCATCGAATAAAACTTGGCGGATTTGTTGTTCGGTCATAGCGTTATCCTTT
This window encodes:
- a CDS encoding acyl carrier protein, with the translated sequence MTEQQIRQVLFDALENLFEIDISRVSGNTNLYEDLEIDSIDAIDLIDHIKRTTGHKLQAEDFRNVRTVDDVVQAVLKKVQQQADE